The following coding sequences lie in one Mycobacterium sp. DL440 genomic window:
- a CDS encoding GNAT family N-acetyltransferase, with amino-acid sequence MTVALRRSWAKDLDVPTLYELLKLRVEVFVVEQATPYPELDGRDLLAETRHFWLESPDGEVISTLRLMEEHPGGEKAFRIGRVCTKRSARGSGHTSRLMQAALAEVGDYPCHINAQTYLIDMYGRHGFVRDGDEFLDDGIPHVPMVRAGFRSDERLREEPT; translated from the coding sequence ATGACGGTCGCACTACGCCGCAGCTGGGCCAAAGACCTCGACGTACCAACGCTTTACGAGCTGCTGAAGCTCCGTGTCGAGGTGTTCGTGGTGGAGCAGGCGACTCCCTATCCTGAACTCGACGGCCGGGATCTGCTTGCTGAGACCCGCCATTTCTGGCTGGAAAGCCCCGACGGAGAAGTCATTTCGACGCTGCGGTTGATGGAGGAGCATCCCGGCGGCGAGAAGGCATTCCGGATCGGCCGGGTGTGCACCAAACGCAGCGCTCGCGGCAGCGGTCACACGAGCCGGCTCATGCAGGCCGCCTTGGCCGAGGTCGGCGACTACCCGTGCCACATCAACGCCCAGACCTACCTGATCGACATGTACGGCCGGCACGGATTCGTCCGCGACGGCGACGAATTCCTTGATGACGGAATCCCGCATGTGCCGATGGTGCGTGCCGGGTTCCGCAGCGACGAGCGCTTGCGCGAGGAGCCGACATGA
- a CDS encoding alpha/beta hydrolase encodes MTPREPAWEPDVLPGFWQQTIEAGPDPDGEGDLVATLVRRGPGATANGAARAGHAVLALHGYTDYFFHTELADRFVERGFAFYALDLPKCGRSRHDGQTPHFTTDLARYDNELQRALEVIAADTGDATVCLYGHSAGGLILTLFADRLRRSRRLAAFHVGGLILNSPFFDLHGPAILRTAPTSAALIALARLRKLSVVRKPTEGGYGTTLHRDYGGEFDYNLDWKPLGGFPVTLGWINAIRRGQARLHRGLDVGVPNLILRSDRSVTETSDPATMQRGDAVLDVTQIARWSGCVGNHTTIAPVTDAKHDVFLSVADARAAAYRELDRWLDYYLNLQTRPSTTSSG; translated from the coding sequence GTGACGCCACGGGAGCCCGCCTGGGAGCCGGATGTGTTGCCGGGGTTCTGGCAGCAGACCATCGAGGCAGGGCCCGATCCCGACGGCGAAGGCGACCTGGTCGCCACGCTCGTACGCCGGGGCCCGGGTGCCACAGCGAATGGAGCCGCACGAGCCGGCCACGCCGTGCTGGCACTGCACGGCTACACCGACTACTTCTTCCACACCGAGCTGGCCGATCGATTCGTCGAGCGCGGCTTCGCGTTCTATGCGCTGGATCTGCCCAAGTGCGGACGCTCCCGGCATGACGGCCAGACCCCGCACTTCACCACCGATCTGGCGCGGTACGACAACGAGCTGCAGCGGGCGCTGGAGGTGATCGCCGCCGACACCGGCGACGCCACGGTGTGCCTGTACGGGCATTCGGCGGGCGGGTTGATCCTGACGTTGTTCGCCGATCGCCTGCGCCGCAGCCGCCGGCTCGCCGCGTTTCACGTCGGCGGGCTGATCCTCAACAGCCCGTTCTTCGATCTGCACGGACCGGCGATCCTGCGCACCGCACCAACGTCGGCGGCCCTGATCGCCCTGGCCCGGCTCCGCAAGTTGTCGGTGGTCCGTAAACCCACCGAAGGCGGTTACGGCACCACCCTGCACCGCGATTACGGCGGGGAGTTCGACTACAATCTGGACTGGAAACCGTTGGGTGGCTTCCCGGTAACGCTCGGATGGATCAACGCCATCCGCCGCGGCCAGGCCCGGCTGCACCGCGGCCTGGACGTCGGGGTACCGAACCTGATCCTGCGGTCCGACCGCAGCGTCACCGAAACCTCCGACCCCGCCACGATGCAGCGCGGCGATGCCGTGCTCGATGTCACCCAGATCGCCCGGTGGTCCGGTTGCGTGGGTAACCACACGACCATCGCCCCCGTCACCGACGCCAAACACGACGTTTTCCTGTCGGTCGCCGACGCCCGGGCGGCGGCCTACCGCGAGCTCGACCGGTGGTTGGACTACTACCTCAATCTGCAAACCCGGCCGAGCACAACATCTTCCGGATAG
- the mqo gene encoding malate dehydrogenase (quinone), with protein MSATLGALIRLLEPDWSITMIERLDGAAAESSDPWNNAGTGHSALCELNYTPELSDGSIDTTKAINVNEQFQVSRQFWAYAAENGVLPDVRGFLNPIPHVSFVHGAGNVDYLKRRHAALVGNPLFASMEFIDDKDEFARRLPFMAAKRDFSDPVGLNWSQHGTDVDFGALSRQLIGFTAQRGMDTLFGHEVRNLHKESDGSWTVKVTNRRTGLKRKYNAKFVFVGAGGGALPLLQKSGIPEAKGFGGFPVGGAFLRTNNQALTAGHQAKVYGLPPLGAPPMSVPHLDTRVINGKSWLLFGPFAGWTPKFLKQGKLTDLPLSVKPNNIMSMLGVGLTEMGLVNYLVGQLLLSEAARVDTLREFAPSAVDSDWELDIAGQRVQVIRRKGAGGVLEFGTTVLTAADGSIAGLLGASPGASTAVPAMLDVLERCFTDRYQSWLPKLKEMVPSLGTKLSDEPGLFEEVWAWGSKALLLDAPVTA; from the coding sequence ATGAGCGCGACTCTCGGCGCTCTGATCCGCCTGCTGGAGCCGGACTGGTCCATCACCATGATCGAGCGGCTCGACGGCGCTGCCGCCGAGAGCAGTGATCCGTGGAACAACGCAGGCACGGGACACTCGGCGCTGTGTGAGCTGAACTACACCCCCGAACTGTCCGATGGTTCCATCGACACCACCAAGGCCATCAACGTCAACGAGCAGTTCCAGGTGTCGCGGCAGTTCTGGGCCTACGCGGCCGAGAACGGCGTGCTGCCCGACGTGCGCGGCTTCCTCAACCCGATCCCACATGTCAGTTTCGTGCACGGCGCCGGCAACGTCGATTACCTCAAGCGCCGCCACGCGGCCCTCGTCGGCAATCCACTGTTCGCCTCGATGGAATTCATCGACGACAAGGACGAATTCGCCCGCCGGCTGCCGTTCATGGCCGCCAAGCGTGATTTCTCCGATCCGGTCGGGCTGAACTGGTCGCAGCACGGCACCGACGTCGACTTCGGTGCGCTCTCGCGCCAGCTGATCGGTTTCACCGCGCAGCGCGGAATGGACACCCTGTTCGGCCACGAGGTGCGCAACCTGCACAAGGAGTCGGACGGCAGCTGGACAGTCAAGGTGACCAACCGGCGTACTGGCCTCAAGCGCAAGTACAACGCCAAGTTCGTGTTCGTCGGCGCCGGTGGCGGTGCGCTGCCGCTGTTGCAGAAGTCGGGCATCCCGGAGGCCAAGGGCTTCGGCGGATTCCCGGTGGGCGGCGCGTTCCTGCGGACCAACAATCAGGCGCTGACCGCAGGCCATCAGGCCAAGGTGTACGGGCTGCCGCCGCTGGGTGCACCGCCGATGTCGGTGCCGCACCTGGACACCCGCGTGATCAACGGCAAGTCGTGGCTGTTGTTCGGTCCGTTCGCCGGCTGGACGCCGAAGTTCCTCAAGCAGGGCAAGCTGACCGACCTGCCGTTGTCGGTCAAGCCCAACAACATCATGTCCATGCTGGGTGTCGGACTCACCGAGATGGGTCTGGTCAACTACCTGGTCGGCCAGCTGCTGCTGAGTGAGGCCGCACGGGTCGACACCTTGCGCGAATTCGCGCCCAGCGCAGTCGATTCCGATTGGGAACTCGACATCGCCGGGCAGCGCGTGCAGGTGATCCGGCGCAAGGGTGCCGGCGGCGTGCTGGAGTTCGGCACCACCGTGCTGACTGCGGCCGACGGCAGCATCGCCGGGCTGCTGGGTGCCTCCCCGGGCGCGTCCACCGCGGTGCCGGCCATGCTCGACGTGCTGGAGCGCTGCTTCACCGATCGCTACCAGAGCTGGCTGCCCAAGCTCAAGGAGATGGTGCCGTCGCTGGGCACCAAGTTGTCCGATGAACCCGGCCTGTTCGAGGAAGTCTGGGCGTGGGGTAGTAAGGCGCTCCTACTGGACGCCCCTGTGACTGCGTGA
- the mtr gene encoding mycothione reductase has product MEHYDLTIIGTGSGNSVLDERYAGKKVAICEQGTFGGTCLNVGCIPTKMFVYAADVASTVADSARYGVDAHIDKVRWSDIVSRVFGRIDPISAGGEDYRRNDSHITVYASHTRFGPTTADGRYTLRTEAGEEFSSDQVVIAAGSRTFIPPAIVDCGVTYYTSDDIMRIPELPEHLVIVGGGFVSAEFAHVFSALGVRVTIVVRGDCVLSHCDETICHRFSELAAQKWDLRTHENVIGVHHDGDKIVLELDDGKTLDADMLLVATGRIPNGDLLDAELAGVEVDEDGLVIVDEYQRTTARGIFALGDVSSEYQLKHVANHESRVVKENLLCDWDDTEAMVRSDHRFVPSAVFTEPQIATVGLTEAQARDEGYDFVTKVQVYGDTAYGWAMEDTTGIAKLIGDRATGRILGAHIMGYQASSLIQPLIQAMSFGQTAEEIARGQYWIHPALSEVIENALLGLTD; this is encoded by the coding sequence ATGGAGCACTACGACCTGACCATCATCGGCACCGGCTCGGGCAACAGCGTTCTCGACGAACGCTATGCCGGTAAGAAGGTCGCGATCTGTGAGCAGGGCACGTTCGGTGGCACCTGCCTGAACGTCGGCTGCATCCCGACCAAGATGTTCGTCTACGCCGCCGACGTCGCGAGCACTGTGGCCGACTCCGCCCGGTACGGCGTCGACGCGCACATCGACAAGGTGCGCTGGTCCGACATCGTCTCCCGGGTGTTCGGCCGCATCGATCCGATCTCCGCCGGCGGCGAAGACTACCGCCGCAACGATTCCCACATCACGGTTTACGCCAGCCACACCCGGTTCGGCCCCACGACTGCCGATGGCCGCTACACCCTGCGCACCGAAGCCGGTGAGGAGTTCAGCAGCGATCAGGTGGTGATCGCCGCCGGATCCCGCACCTTCATCCCGCCGGCCATCGTGGACTGCGGGGTCACGTACTACACCAGCGACGACATCATGCGGATCCCCGAACTGCCCGAGCACCTGGTGATCGTGGGCGGCGGATTCGTCTCGGCCGAGTTCGCCCACGTGTTCTCGGCTTTGGGTGTGCGGGTCACCATCGTGGTGCGTGGTGACTGCGTTCTCAGCCATTGCGACGAAACGATCTGCCATCGCTTCAGCGAACTGGCCGCCCAGAAGTGGGATCTGCGTACGCATGAGAACGTGATCGGCGTCCATCACGACGGCGACAAGATCGTCCTCGAACTAGACGACGGCAAGACCTTGGACGCCGACATGCTGCTGGTAGCCACCGGCCGGATTCCCAACGGTGACCTGCTCGACGCCGAACTCGCCGGGGTGGAGGTGGACGAGGACGGCCTGGTGATCGTCGACGAATATCAACGCACCACGGCGCGTGGCATTTTCGCGCTCGGTGACGTGTCTTCGGAGTATCAGCTCAAGCATGTCGCCAACCACGAGTCACGGGTGGTGAAGGAGAACCTGCTGTGCGACTGGGATGACACCGAGGCGATGGTGCGCAGCGATCACCGGTTCGTACCGTCGGCGGTGTTCACCGAGCCGCAGATCGCCACGGTCGGCCTGACCGAGGCGCAGGCCCGGGACGAAGGCTACGACTTCGTCACCAAGGTTCAGGTCTACGGCGACACTGCGTACGGCTGGGCGATGGAGGACACCACGGGTATCGCCAAGCTGATCGGCGACCGCGCCACCGGCAGGATCCTGGGCGCCCACATCATGGGATATCAGGCGTCCTCGTTGATCCAGCCGCTGATCCAGGCGATGAGCTTCGGGCAGACCGCCGAAGAGATCGCCCGGGGCCAGTACTGGATCCACCCGGCCCTGTCCGAGGTGATCGAGAATGCGTTGCTGGGCCTGACCGATTAG
- a CDS encoding HoxN/HupN/NixA family nickel/cobalt transporter, translated as MSIGAPTETTAKPVRFDRADWTSIATIGGVVLLLHVFGWGVLIFGVAPQHITLGSAGVFGVGLGVTAYLLGVRHAFDADHIAVIDNTTRKLVGEGTRSLSAGFWFSLGHSSVVFGLALLLAFGVHALSGPVQNEDSPMLQTLGLIGSLVAGTFLILIGVTNLLAAVAIAKIFRAMRNGEFDEEELELQLQQRGFLARLLGRVMRRVSKPWHLYPVGFLMGLGFDTATQVALLVLAAGAAAFTLPWYAILVLPVLFAAGMSLFDSLDGIFMARAYGWAFLQPIRKVYYNLTVTVLSVIVALVIGVIVLTGLLVDRLGITTGPLALVGSADLEFVGFAIVGLFVLSWIVALGIWRFGRIEQRWAARA; from the coding sequence ATGAGTATCGGCGCACCGACCGAAACGACCGCCAAACCGGTTCGATTCGACCGCGCCGATTGGACGTCGATCGCCACGATCGGCGGCGTCGTTCTGTTGCTGCATGTATTCGGTTGGGGCGTGCTGATTTTCGGTGTGGCGCCGCAACACATCACGCTGGGATCGGCCGGCGTGTTCGGGGTCGGGCTGGGTGTCACCGCCTATCTGTTGGGCGTGCGCCACGCCTTCGACGCCGACCACATCGCCGTCATCGACAACACCACCCGAAAACTCGTCGGTGAGGGCACGCGATCGCTCTCGGCCGGGTTTTGGTTCTCACTGGGGCATTCCAGCGTGGTGTTCGGGCTGGCTCTGCTTTTGGCGTTCGGAGTTCATGCGCTGTCCGGACCGGTGCAGAACGAGGATTCGCCGATGTTGCAGACCCTGGGGCTGATCGGCTCGCTGGTGGCCGGAACCTTCCTGATCCTGATCGGCGTGACGAATCTGCTCGCCGCGGTGGCGATCGCCAAGATCTTCCGCGCCATGCGCAACGGTGAGTTCGACGAGGAAGAGCTGGAACTTCAACTGCAACAGCGAGGCTTCTTGGCCCGGTTGCTCGGTCGGGTGATGCGACGGGTGAGCAAGCCGTGGCACCTGTACCCGGTCGGCTTTCTGATGGGCCTGGGGTTCGACACCGCGACCCAGGTGGCGCTCTTGGTGCTGGCGGCGGGCGCCGCCGCGTTCACCCTGCCCTGGTACGCGATTCTCGTGCTGCCGGTGCTGTTCGCGGCGGGGATGAGTCTTTTCGACAGCCTGGACGGCATCTTCATGGCCCGGGCTTACGGCTGGGCGTTCCTGCAGCCAATCCGCAAGGTGTACTACAACCTGACTGTCACGGTGCTGTCGGTGATCGTCGCGCTGGTAATCGGGGTCATCGTGCTGACCGGGCTGCTGGTCGATCGCCTGGGCATCACCACGGGACCGCTGGCGCTTGTCGGCTCGGCCGATCTGGAATTCGTCGGTTTTGCGATCGTCGGGCTTTTCGTGTTGAGCTGGATTGTGGCCCTTGGGATCTGGCGGTTCGGCCGGATCGAACAGCGCTGGGCGGCGCGGGCCTAA
- a CDS encoding FadR/GntR family transcriptional regulator, which produces MTAEPDPQPTAGPDSRLAAETAGPLLRPVRLGNAFEDTVGRLLETIRLGVLGPGESLPPERELAARLGVSRDTVREAIKSLADAGYLVSKRGRYGGTFLATELPALPTTSHRPTREEIDDALRLREILEVGAARMAAGRTLSAAEREGLWSRLADVRAAEPDDYRRLDSRLHLAVAEAAGSPSLVPLVAENRMRLNALLDQIPLLARNIAHSDEQHEAIVMAILAGDSERAAAAMLAHVGGSSALLHGFLD; this is translated from the coding sequence ATGACCGCAGAACCCGACCCGCAGCCCACCGCAGGACCTGATTCGCGGCTCGCCGCGGAAACGGCCGGTCCGCTCCTGCGTCCCGTTCGGCTGGGCAATGCCTTCGAGGACACCGTCGGCCGGCTGCTGGAGACGATCCGGCTGGGGGTGTTGGGCCCGGGGGAGTCACTGCCGCCGGAGCGTGAGCTGGCAGCCCGCCTGGGGGTCAGCCGTGACACGGTCCGGGAGGCGATCAAGTCGCTGGCCGACGCGGGTTACTTGGTGTCCAAGCGGGGCCGGTACGGCGGTACCTTCCTGGCCACTGAGTTGCCCGCACTGCCCACGACCAGTCATCGTCCGACGCGCGAGGAGATCGATGATGCGTTGCGGTTGCGCGAGATCCTGGAGGTCGGGGCCGCGCGGATGGCGGCCGGACGGACGTTGAGCGCAGCCGAGCGGGAGGGGTTGTGGTCGCGGCTGGCAGACGTCCGGGCCGCTGAACCCGACGACTATCGACGTCTGGATTCACGGCTGCACCTGGCCGTCGCCGAGGCGGCGGGGTCCCCGTCGCTGGTGCCGCTGGTTGCCGAGAACCGGATGCGGCTCAACGCGCTACTGGATCAGATTCCGCTGTTGGCGCGCAACATCGCCCATTCCGACGAACAGCACGAAGCGATCGTGATGGCGATCCTGGCCGGTGACAGTGAGCGGGCCGCAGCGGCCATGCTGGCCCACGTCGGCGGTTCATCGGCGTTGCTGCACGGCTTTCTGGATTAG
- a CDS encoding helix-turn-helix transcriptional regulator, translated as MDQHGNEVQVERASSALADVDTPGWAQRFDLLSDPHRLEILLSLHRAPGICVGDLATALGRSENAVSQALRVLRDQGWVTSTRVGRTVNYRLEDETVHDLLHWIGARHG; from the coding sequence GTGGACCAGCACGGTAATGAGGTCCAGGTCGAGCGCGCGTCGTCGGCCCTGGCCGACGTCGACACCCCAGGGTGGGCGCAGCGCTTCGATCTGCTGTCCGACCCGCACCGCCTCGAGATCCTGCTCAGCCTGCACCGGGCGCCGGGGATCTGCGTGGGCGATCTGGCCACCGCCCTCGGCCGTTCGGAAAACGCCGTCTCCCAGGCGCTGCGGGTGCTCCGTGACCAGGGGTGGGTCACCTCCACCCGGGTCGGCCGTACGGTCAACTACCGACTCGAGGACGAGACTGTGCATGACCTACTGCATTGGATCGGGGCGCGGCACGGCTGA